The Bombus terrestris chromosome 16, iyBomTerr1.2, whole genome shotgun sequence genome includes a region encoding these proteins:
- the LOC100646210 gene encoding DNA replication ATP-dependent helicase/nuclease DNA2 isoform X4, whose amino-acid sequence MILNSLIEIARELMMDDITEFRLDHPLFEFHLFEQICIEKERSEDWTYNEENACSIQSIHQTPRKQRLAIGNKDNVIDIFNSSSKNNDTDMAINETISEDIFITEYDWKENIDTNEYISTTYKSNKKQIMEKKTLLQEIQPDNHLIKENKTDHMKQSVFSDKKHEGIHSEIESFFTDDFKDCFEEEWCSNTSQINFNSLQRCKIIDVQREYNSILLTVNQEDCETSDTTVRCSDFWKDAKVQKDDIVVIQARKENNQWIIDNSNGFLIVQPDALISGTTVSGALFCKRKAVLSEKFRKMESLPPFMGDSTPLVIGSLVHELLQTAIRKNISEVSDITKLMNSILQTTDTCSLLYASNISLETCRQQILPYVPKIREFIQHYLKDKTQQGINNIKNNFKGRIAQIRDIEENIWLPKLGLKGKIDISAEVKVNCKQKIMPLEIKTGKPSFSLEHRAQVILYIMMMTLTGQDTDTGLLLYLRENNIQEINSTHPEKRDLILLRNSLASYFVPKSSEKLTNLTSKSDLQMLDLPEPINHHNACSKCTYNTLCCMYLSKDSSIQLSETNPLVELGKKILDKYKPSHIDYVLHWISLLQMEESSQSSNNVMRYLWTLSPEKREAKKTCICNLKVIGKVTDCDTKYRHTFVRSNLDTQFSNINIPYMEFSDNEYVLVSTNTRINLSAGFIAQRKENSITLILERDVTKYNINEFFHIDKYSSSSLFSGNLANVGGLMSDSEICEKLRDIVIDKKPACFEKGLPYPIIKASARILQNLNKIQQRAVLMAISAKEYLLIKGMPGTGKTQTIVALVEVLHKLGHSVLITSHTNSAVDNILLKLLHKNIDFLRLGSSTHPSLRHKSEAYATANCNTPSSLEAVYSSKNIIGVTCYGAHHALLGRRMFDVCIVDESTQVLQPTVLRPLYSAKKFILVGDPDQLPPIIKNKLARKLGADESLFARLDSENNTIKLTKQYRMNKNIMYLANKLTYNDMLEAGDTSIENATFVTPSKEVNVLTKEEEWIQKVLSSDISDSVIVLNTGCTNKLKENYNLSEKGYLDSDEVNSNIWEAVIVSKLVKTFLKVNANLENIGVIAPFRAHVNLLKKVVAEDIEINTVDQYQGRDKDIIIYSCAKSITNFSDIREDLEVLGDHRRLTVAITRAKHKLIVIADKRTISQYSAFKKLFYFIENKNIIDLDNSYNGFCWKNLLSIL is encoded by the exons ATGATTCTTAATTCTCTAATAGAAATTGCGCGCGAATTAATGATGGATGATATTACAGAGTTTAGATTAGACCATCCATTGTTTGAGTTTCATCTTTTTGAACAAATTTGCATTGAAAAAGAAAGATCTGAAGATTGGACTTACAATGAAGAAA ATGCATGTAGCATACAAAGCATACATCAAACTCCAAGAAAACAAAGACTTGCAATTGGAAATAAAGACAATGTAATTGATATATTCAATAGCTCTAGTAAAAATAACGATACTGACATGGCTATAAATGAAACTATATCTGAAGACATTTTTATAACAGAATATGATTGGAAGGAAAATATAGATACCAATGAATATATAAGCACAACATATAAATCaaacaaaaaacaaataatggaaaagaaaacaCTGTTACAAGAGATTCAGCCTGATAATCATTTGATAAAAGAGAACAAAACAGATCATATGAAACAATCTGTGTTTAGTGATAAAAAGCATGAAGGAATTCATTCGGAAATAGAGTCATTTTTTACAGATGATTTTAAAGATTGTTTCGAGGAAGAATGGTGTTCAAATACTAgccaaattaattttaattccttGCAgagatgtaaaattattgatgtACAAAGggagtataatagtatattgtTAACTGTGAACCAAGAAGACTGTGAAACATCTGATACAACCGTCAGATGTTCAGATTTCTG GAAGGATGCTAAAGTACAAAAAGATGACATTGTTGTTATTCAAGCTAGAAAAGAAAATAACCAATGGATTATAGATAACAGTAATGGCTTTCTTATTGTTCAACCAGATGCATTAATATCTGGGACAACAGTATCTGGTGcattattttgtaaaagaaagGCAGTTTTAAGTGAAAAGTTTAGAAAGATGGAGAGTCTGCCTCCTTTCATGGGAGATTCCACACCACTGGTTATTGGAAGTTTAGTGCATGAATTATTGCAAACC GCAATAAGAAAAAACATTAGTGAAGTAAGCGATATTACAAAGTTAATGAACAGTATATTGCAGACCACAGACACATGCAGTTTACTTTATGCATCCAACATATCTTTGGAGACCTGTAGGCAGCAAATTCTCCCATATGTCCCAAAAATACGAGAATTTATCCAACATTATTTGAAag ataAAACGCAGCaaggtataaataatataaagaataacTTTAAAGGTAGAATTGCTCAAATTAGGGACATAGAAGAGAATATTTGGCTGCCTAAATTAGGTTTAAAAGGAAAGATAGATATTAGTGCAGAAGTTAAAGTAAATTGCAAACAAAAAATTATGCCACTTGAAATTAAGACAGGGAAGCCTTCATTTTCTTTGGAGCACAGGGCGCAAGTTATTCTTTACATCATGATGATGACTCTTACAGGTCAAGACACGGATACAGGTCTTTTACTTTATCTTAG GGAGAATAATATACAAGAGATTAATAGTACCCATCCTGAAAAAAGAGACTTGATACTATTAAGGAACTCCTTAGCTAGTTATTTTGTTCCCAAATCGAGTGAGAAATTAACGAATCTAACTTCTAAATCAGATTTGCAGATGTTGGATTTACCAGAGCCAATTAATCATCATAATGCCTGTTCAAAATGTACTTACAATACATTATGCTGTATGTACTTGAGCAAAGATTCAAGTATACAGTTATCTGAGACAAACCCATTAGTGGAGTTAGGAAAAAAAATCTTGGATAAATACAAACCTAGTCATATCGATTATGTGTTGCATTGGATTTCTTTATTACAGATGGAAGAAAGTTCACAGTCGAGCAATAATGTAATGAGATATCTATGGACATTAAGCCCAGAAAAAAG GGAAGCAAAGAAAACTTGTATATGTAATTTGAAAGTGATAGGAAAAGTTACTGATTGCGATACAAAATACAGACATACTTTTGTTCGCTCAAATCTCGACACACAATtctcaaatattaatattccatATATGGAATTTTCAGATAATGAATATGTTTTAGTTAGCACAAATACAAGGATAAATTTATCCGCAGGATTTATAGcacaaaggaaagaaaattctattacgttaatATTAGAAAG AGATGTCACCAAGTATAATATAAACGAATTTTTCCACATAGATAAGTACTCGTCTTCCAGCTTATTTTCTGGCAATCTTGCGAACGTAGGAGGTTTAATGAGTGACAGTGAAATTTGCGAGAAATTACGAGATATTGTGATAGACAA GAAACCAGCATGTTTTGAAAAAGGTTTGCCATATCCGATCATAAAGGCAAGTGCGaggatattacaaaatttaaataaaattcagcAAAGAGCAGTTTTAATGGCAATATCTGCGAAAGAATATCTTTTAATTAAGGGAATGCCAGGTACAGGAAAAACGCAGACAATAGTTGCTCTAGTAGAAGTCCTGCATAAACTAGGGCATTCTGTGTTAATTACTTCACATACAAACAGTGCTGTAgacaatattttattgaaactgTTACACAAGAATATCGACTTCCTGAGATTAGGATCATCGACCCATCCATCTTTAAGACACAAAAGTGAAGCGTACGCTACAGCAAATTGTAATACACCGAGTAGTTTAGAGGCGGTGTATTCTAGTAAA AATATTATCGGCGTAACTTGTTACGGAGCCCATCATGCACTTCTTGGAAGACGTATGTTTGACGTATGTATCGTGGATGAAAGCACGCAGGTGTTGCAACCAACTGTATTACGTCCTTTATACAGtgcaaagaaatttattcttgTAGGAGATCCTGACCAATTGCCCCCAATTATTAAGAACAAGTTAGCCAG AAAACTTGGTGCAGATGAATCCTTATTTGCTCGGTTGGATAGCGAAAACAATACTATTAAGCTAACAAAACAGTatagaatgaataaaaatataatgtactTAGCAAATAAGCTTACATATAATGACATGTTAGAAGCAGGTGATACTTCCATAGAGAATGCTACTTTCGTTACACCATCCAAAGaagtaaat GTTTtaacaaaagaagaagaatggaTACAGAAGGTATTATCATCTGATATAAGTGACTCCGTAATCGTATTAAACACGGGATGTACCAATAAACTAAAAGAAAACTATAACTTAAGTGAAAAAGGATATCTAGATAGCGACGAAGTGAACTCAAACATTTGGGAAGCTGTTATAGTGTCTAAACTAgtgaaaacatttttaaaa GTGAATGCGAATCTTGAAAATATTGGCGTTATTGCACCATTTAGAGCGCAtgttaatttattgaaaaaagttGTTGCAGAGGATATAGAGATAAATACTGTTGATCAATATCAAGGACGCGATAAAGACATCATAATTTATTCATGCGCTAAAAGTATAACTAACTTTAGTGATATAAGAGAG gATTTAGAAGTACTGGGGGACCACCGGCGATTAACTGTGGCTATAACTAGAGCAAAGCATAAGTTAATTGTCATAGCGGATAAAAGAACTATATCTCAATATTCGGCcttcaaaaaattattttattttattgaaaataaaaatataatagatttAGATAATAGCTATAATGGGTTTTGCTGGAAAAATCTTCTaagtattttgtaa
- the LOC100646210 gene encoding DNA replication ATP-dependent helicase/nuclease DNA2 isoform X2 — protein sequence MKKVSQSAKSYSNNGTKLSQKKISVYFTKGISNSSTMNSTIEINAVNCETPRKRKISKDTDSTRVKIAKCDTISDACSIQSIHQTPRKQRLAIGNKDNVIDIFNSSSKNNDTDMAINETISEDIFITEYDWKENIDTNEYISTTYKSNKKQIMEKKTLLQEIQPDNHLIKENKTDHMKQSVFSDKKHEGIHSEIESFFTDDFKDCFEEEWCSNTSQINFNSLQRCKIIDVQREYNSILLTVNQEDCETSDTTVRCSDFWKDAKVQKDDIVVIQARKENNQWIIDNSNGFLIVQPDALISGTTVSGALFCKRKAVLSEKFRKMESLPPFMGDSTPLVIGSLVHELLQTAIRKNISEVSDITKLMNSILQTTDTCSLLYASNISLETCRQQILPYVPKIREFIQHYLKDKTQQGINNIKNNFKGRIAQIRDIEENIWLPKLGLKGKIDISAEVKVNCKQKIMPLEIKTGKPSFSLEHRAQVILYIMMMTLTGQDTDTGLLLYLRENNIQEINSTHPEKRDLILLRNSLASYFVPKSSEKLTNLTSKSDLQMLDLPEPINHHNACSKCTYNTLCCMYLSKDSSIQLSETNPLVELGKKILDKYKPSHIDYVLHWISLLQMEESSQSSNNVMRYLWTLSPEKREAKKTCICNLKVIGKVTDCDTKYRHTFVRSNLDTQFSNINIPYMEFSDNEYVLVSTNTRINLSAGFIAQRKENSITLILERDVTKYNINEFFHIDKYSSSSLFSGNLANVGGLMSDSEICEKLRDIVIDKKPACFEKGLPYPIIKASARILQNLNKIQQRAVLMAISAKEYLLIKGMPGTGKTQTIVALVEVLHKLGHSVLITSHTNSAVDNILLKLLHKNIDFLRLGSSTHPSLRHKSEAYATANCNTPSSLEAVYSSKNIIGVTCYGAHHALLGRRMFDVCIVDESTQVLQPTVLRPLYSAKKFILVGDPDQLPPIIKNKLARKLGADESLFARLDSENNTIKLTKQYRMNKNIMYLANKLTYNDMLEAGDTSIENATFVTPSKEVLTKEEEWIQKVLSSDISDSVIVLNTGCTNKLKENYNLSEKGYLDSDEVNSNIWEAVIVSKLVKTFLKVNANLENIGVIAPFRAHVNLLKKVVAEDIEINTVDQYQGRDKDIIIYSCAKSITNFSDIREDLEVLGDHRRLTVAITRAKHKLIVIADKRTISQYSAFKKLFYFIENKNIIDLDNSYNGFCWKNLLSIL from the exons ATGAAGAAAGTAAGTCAGTCTGCTAag aGCTACTCAAATAATGGCACAAAACTTTCTCAGAAGAAAATATCAGTTTATTTTACAAAAGGTATAAGTAATAGTAGTACAATGAATAGTACAATTGAAATCAATGCTGTAAATTGTGAAACaccaagaaagagaaagatttcAAAAGATACAGATTCAACACGagttaaaattgcaaaatgtgATACTATTTCAGATGCATGTAGCATACAAAGCATACATCAAACTCCAAGAAAACAAAGACTTGCAATTGGAAATAAAGACAATGTAATTGATATATTCAATAGCTCTAGTAAAAATAACGATACTGACATGGCTATAAATGAAACTATATCTGAAGACATTTTTATAACAGAATATGATTGGAAGGAAAATATAGATACCAATGAATATATAAGCACAACATATAAATCaaacaaaaaacaaataatggaaaagaaaacaCTGTTACAAGAGATTCAGCCTGATAATCATTTGATAAAAGAGAACAAAACAGATCATATGAAACAATCTGTGTTTAGTGATAAAAAGCATGAAGGAATTCATTCGGAAATAGAGTCATTTTTTACAGATGATTTTAAAGATTGTTTCGAGGAAGAATGGTGTTCAAATACTAgccaaattaattttaattccttGCAgagatgtaaaattattgatgtACAAAGggagtataatagtatattgtTAACTGTGAACCAAGAAGACTGTGAAACATCTGATACAACCGTCAGATGTTCAGATTTCTG GAAGGATGCTAAAGTACAAAAAGATGACATTGTTGTTATTCAAGCTAGAAAAGAAAATAACCAATGGATTATAGATAACAGTAATGGCTTTCTTATTGTTCAACCAGATGCATTAATATCTGGGACAACAGTATCTGGTGcattattttgtaaaagaaagGCAGTTTTAAGTGAAAAGTTTAGAAAGATGGAGAGTCTGCCTCCTTTCATGGGAGATTCCACACCACTGGTTATTGGAAGTTTAGTGCATGAATTATTGCAAACC GCAATAAGAAAAAACATTAGTGAAGTAAGCGATATTACAAAGTTAATGAACAGTATATTGCAGACCACAGACACATGCAGTTTACTTTATGCATCCAACATATCTTTGGAGACCTGTAGGCAGCAAATTCTCCCATATGTCCCAAAAATACGAGAATTTATCCAACATTATTTGAAag ataAAACGCAGCaaggtataaataatataaagaataacTTTAAAGGTAGAATTGCTCAAATTAGGGACATAGAAGAGAATATTTGGCTGCCTAAATTAGGTTTAAAAGGAAAGATAGATATTAGTGCAGAAGTTAAAGTAAATTGCAAACAAAAAATTATGCCACTTGAAATTAAGACAGGGAAGCCTTCATTTTCTTTGGAGCACAGGGCGCAAGTTATTCTTTACATCATGATGATGACTCTTACAGGTCAAGACACGGATACAGGTCTTTTACTTTATCTTAG GGAGAATAATATACAAGAGATTAATAGTACCCATCCTGAAAAAAGAGACTTGATACTATTAAGGAACTCCTTAGCTAGTTATTTTGTTCCCAAATCGAGTGAGAAATTAACGAATCTAACTTCTAAATCAGATTTGCAGATGTTGGATTTACCAGAGCCAATTAATCATCATAATGCCTGTTCAAAATGTACTTACAATACATTATGCTGTATGTACTTGAGCAAAGATTCAAGTATACAGTTATCTGAGACAAACCCATTAGTGGAGTTAGGAAAAAAAATCTTGGATAAATACAAACCTAGTCATATCGATTATGTGTTGCATTGGATTTCTTTATTACAGATGGAAGAAAGTTCACAGTCGAGCAATAATGTAATGAGATATCTATGGACATTAAGCCCAGAAAAAAG GGAAGCAAAGAAAACTTGTATATGTAATTTGAAAGTGATAGGAAAAGTTACTGATTGCGATACAAAATACAGACATACTTTTGTTCGCTCAAATCTCGACACACAATtctcaaatattaatattccatATATGGAATTTTCAGATAATGAATATGTTTTAGTTAGCACAAATACAAGGATAAATTTATCCGCAGGATTTATAGcacaaaggaaagaaaattctattacgttaatATTAGAAAG AGATGTCACCAAGTATAATATAAACGAATTTTTCCACATAGATAAGTACTCGTCTTCCAGCTTATTTTCTGGCAATCTTGCGAACGTAGGAGGTTTAATGAGTGACAGTGAAATTTGCGAGAAATTACGAGATATTGTGATAGACAA GAAACCAGCATGTTTTGAAAAAGGTTTGCCATATCCGATCATAAAGGCAAGTGCGaggatattacaaaatttaaataaaattcagcAAAGAGCAGTTTTAATGGCAATATCTGCGAAAGAATATCTTTTAATTAAGGGAATGCCAGGTACAGGAAAAACGCAGACAATAGTTGCTCTAGTAGAAGTCCTGCATAAACTAGGGCATTCTGTGTTAATTACTTCACATACAAACAGTGCTGTAgacaatattttattgaaactgTTACACAAGAATATCGACTTCCTGAGATTAGGATCATCGACCCATCCATCTTTAAGACACAAAAGTGAAGCGTACGCTACAGCAAATTGTAATACACCGAGTAGTTTAGAGGCGGTGTATTCTAGTAAA AATATTATCGGCGTAACTTGTTACGGAGCCCATCATGCACTTCTTGGAAGACGTATGTTTGACGTATGTATCGTGGATGAAAGCACGCAGGTGTTGCAACCAACTGTATTACGTCCTTTATACAGtgcaaagaaatttattcttgTAGGAGATCCTGACCAATTGCCCCCAATTATTAAGAACAAGTTAGCCAG AAAACTTGGTGCAGATGAATCCTTATTTGCTCGGTTGGATAGCGAAAACAATACTATTAAGCTAACAAAACAGTatagaatgaataaaaatataatgtactTAGCAAATAAGCTTACATATAATGACATGTTAGAAGCAGGTGATACTTCCATAGAGAATGCTACTTTCGTTACACCATCCAAAGaa GTTTtaacaaaagaagaagaatggaTACAGAAGGTATTATCATCTGATATAAGTGACTCCGTAATCGTATTAAACACGGGATGTACCAATAAACTAAAAGAAAACTATAACTTAAGTGAAAAAGGATATCTAGATAGCGACGAAGTGAACTCAAACATTTGGGAAGCTGTTATAGTGTCTAAACTAgtgaaaacatttttaaaa GTGAATGCGAATCTTGAAAATATTGGCGTTATTGCACCATTTAGAGCGCAtgttaatttattgaaaaaagttGTTGCAGAGGATATAGAGATAAATACTGTTGATCAATATCAAGGACGCGATAAAGACATCATAATTTATTCATGCGCTAAAAGTATAACTAACTTTAGTGATATAAGAGAG gATTTAGAAGTACTGGGGGACCACCGGCGATTAACTGTGGCTATAACTAGAGCAAAGCATAAGTTAATTGTCATAGCGGATAAAAGAACTATATCTCAATATTCGGCcttcaaaaaattattttattttattgaaaataaaaatataatagatttAGATAATAGCTATAATGGGTTTTGCTGGAAAAATCTTCTaagtattttgtaa
- the LOC100646210 gene encoding DNA replication ATP-dependent helicase/nuclease DNA2 isoform X1, which translates to MKKVSQSAKSYSNNGTKLSQKKISVYFTKGISNSSTMNSTIEINAVNCETPRKRKISKDTDSTRVKIAKCDTISDACSIQSIHQTPRKQRLAIGNKDNVIDIFNSSSKNNDTDMAINETISEDIFITEYDWKENIDTNEYISTTYKSNKKQIMEKKTLLQEIQPDNHLIKENKTDHMKQSVFSDKKHEGIHSEIESFFTDDFKDCFEEEWCSNTSQINFNSLQRCKIIDVQREYNSILLTVNQEDCETSDTTVRCSDFWKDAKVQKDDIVVIQARKENNQWIIDNSNGFLIVQPDALISGTTVSGALFCKRKAVLSEKFRKMESLPPFMGDSTPLVIGSLVHELLQTAIRKNISEVSDITKLMNSILQTTDTCSLLYASNISLETCRQQILPYVPKIREFIQHYLKDKTQQGINNIKNNFKGRIAQIRDIEENIWLPKLGLKGKIDISAEVKVNCKQKIMPLEIKTGKPSFSLEHRAQVILYIMMMTLTGQDTDTGLLLYLRENNIQEINSTHPEKRDLILLRNSLASYFVPKSSEKLTNLTSKSDLQMLDLPEPINHHNACSKCTYNTLCCMYLSKDSSIQLSETNPLVELGKKILDKYKPSHIDYVLHWISLLQMEESSQSSNNVMRYLWTLSPEKREAKKTCICNLKVIGKVTDCDTKYRHTFVRSNLDTQFSNINIPYMEFSDNEYVLVSTNTRINLSAGFIAQRKENSITLILERDVTKYNINEFFHIDKYSSSSLFSGNLANVGGLMSDSEICEKLRDIVIDKKPACFEKGLPYPIIKASARILQNLNKIQQRAVLMAISAKEYLLIKGMPGTGKTQTIVALVEVLHKLGHSVLITSHTNSAVDNILLKLLHKNIDFLRLGSSTHPSLRHKSEAYATANCNTPSSLEAVYSSKNIIGVTCYGAHHALLGRRMFDVCIVDESTQVLQPTVLRPLYSAKKFILVGDPDQLPPIIKNKLARKLGADESLFARLDSENNTIKLTKQYRMNKNIMYLANKLTYNDMLEAGDTSIENATFVTPSKEVNVLTKEEEWIQKVLSSDISDSVIVLNTGCTNKLKENYNLSEKGYLDSDEVNSNIWEAVIVSKLVKTFLKVNANLENIGVIAPFRAHVNLLKKVVAEDIEINTVDQYQGRDKDIIIYSCAKSITNFSDIREDLEVLGDHRRLTVAITRAKHKLIVIADKRTISQYSAFKKLFYFIENKNIIDLDNSYNGFCWKNLLSIL; encoded by the exons ATGAAGAAAGTAAGTCAGTCTGCTAag aGCTACTCAAATAATGGCACAAAACTTTCTCAGAAGAAAATATCAGTTTATTTTACAAAAGGTATAAGTAATAGTAGTACAATGAATAGTACAATTGAAATCAATGCTGTAAATTGTGAAACaccaagaaagagaaagatttcAAAAGATACAGATTCAACACGagttaaaattgcaaaatgtgATACTATTTCAGATGCATGTAGCATACAAAGCATACATCAAACTCCAAGAAAACAAAGACTTGCAATTGGAAATAAAGACAATGTAATTGATATATTCAATAGCTCTAGTAAAAATAACGATACTGACATGGCTATAAATGAAACTATATCTGAAGACATTTTTATAACAGAATATGATTGGAAGGAAAATATAGATACCAATGAATATATAAGCACAACATATAAATCaaacaaaaaacaaataatggaaaagaaaacaCTGTTACAAGAGATTCAGCCTGATAATCATTTGATAAAAGAGAACAAAACAGATCATATGAAACAATCTGTGTTTAGTGATAAAAAGCATGAAGGAATTCATTCGGAAATAGAGTCATTTTTTACAGATGATTTTAAAGATTGTTTCGAGGAAGAATGGTGTTCAAATACTAgccaaattaattttaattccttGCAgagatgtaaaattattgatgtACAAAGggagtataatagtatattgtTAACTGTGAACCAAGAAGACTGTGAAACATCTGATACAACCGTCAGATGTTCAGATTTCTG GAAGGATGCTAAAGTACAAAAAGATGACATTGTTGTTATTCAAGCTAGAAAAGAAAATAACCAATGGATTATAGATAACAGTAATGGCTTTCTTATTGTTCAACCAGATGCATTAATATCTGGGACAACAGTATCTGGTGcattattttgtaaaagaaagGCAGTTTTAAGTGAAAAGTTTAGAAAGATGGAGAGTCTGCCTCCTTTCATGGGAGATTCCACACCACTGGTTATTGGAAGTTTAGTGCATGAATTATTGCAAACC GCAATAAGAAAAAACATTAGTGAAGTAAGCGATATTACAAAGTTAATGAACAGTATATTGCAGACCACAGACACATGCAGTTTACTTTATGCATCCAACATATCTTTGGAGACCTGTAGGCAGCAAATTCTCCCATATGTCCCAAAAATACGAGAATTTATCCAACATTATTTGAAag ataAAACGCAGCaaggtataaataatataaagaataacTTTAAAGGTAGAATTGCTCAAATTAGGGACATAGAAGAGAATATTTGGCTGCCTAAATTAGGTTTAAAAGGAAAGATAGATATTAGTGCAGAAGTTAAAGTAAATTGCAAACAAAAAATTATGCCACTTGAAATTAAGACAGGGAAGCCTTCATTTTCTTTGGAGCACAGGGCGCAAGTTATTCTTTACATCATGATGATGACTCTTACAGGTCAAGACACGGATACAGGTCTTTTACTTTATCTTAG GGAGAATAATATACAAGAGATTAATAGTACCCATCCTGAAAAAAGAGACTTGATACTATTAAGGAACTCCTTAGCTAGTTATTTTGTTCCCAAATCGAGTGAGAAATTAACGAATCTAACTTCTAAATCAGATTTGCAGATGTTGGATTTACCAGAGCCAATTAATCATCATAATGCCTGTTCAAAATGTACTTACAATACATTATGCTGTATGTACTTGAGCAAAGATTCAAGTATACAGTTATCTGAGACAAACCCATTAGTGGAGTTAGGAAAAAAAATCTTGGATAAATACAAACCTAGTCATATCGATTATGTGTTGCATTGGATTTCTTTATTACAGATGGAAGAAAGTTCACAGTCGAGCAATAATGTAATGAGATATCTATGGACATTAAGCCCAGAAAAAAG GGAAGCAAAGAAAACTTGTATATGTAATTTGAAAGTGATAGGAAAAGTTACTGATTGCGATACAAAATACAGACATACTTTTGTTCGCTCAAATCTCGACACACAATtctcaaatattaatattccatATATGGAATTTTCAGATAATGAATATGTTTTAGTTAGCACAAATACAAGGATAAATTTATCCGCAGGATTTATAGcacaaaggaaagaaaattctattacgttaatATTAGAAAG AGATGTCACCAAGTATAATATAAACGAATTTTTCCACATAGATAAGTACTCGTCTTCCAGCTTATTTTCTGGCAATCTTGCGAACGTAGGAGGTTTAATGAGTGACAGTGAAATTTGCGAGAAATTACGAGATATTGTGATAGACAA GAAACCAGCATGTTTTGAAAAAGGTTTGCCATATCCGATCATAAAGGCAAGTGCGaggatattacaaaatttaaataaaattcagcAAAGAGCAGTTTTAATGGCAATATCTGCGAAAGAATATCTTTTAATTAAGGGAATGCCAGGTACAGGAAAAACGCAGACAATAGTTGCTCTAGTAGAAGTCCTGCATAAACTAGGGCATTCTGTGTTAATTACTTCACATACAAACAGTGCTGTAgacaatattttattgaaactgTTACACAAGAATATCGACTTCCTGAGATTAGGATCATCGACCCATCCATCTTTAAGACACAAAAGTGAAGCGTACGCTACAGCAAATTGTAATACACCGAGTAGTTTAGAGGCGGTGTATTCTAGTAAA AATATTATCGGCGTAACTTGTTACGGAGCCCATCATGCACTTCTTGGAAGACGTATGTTTGACGTATGTATCGTGGATGAAAGCACGCAGGTGTTGCAACCAACTGTATTACGTCCTTTATACAGtgcaaagaaatttattcttgTAGGAGATCCTGACCAATTGCCCCCAATTATTAAGAACAAGTTAGCCAG AAAACTTGGTGCAGATGAATCCTTATTTGCTCGGTTGGATAGCGAAAACAATACTATTAAGCTAACAAAACAGTatagaatgaataaaaatataatgtactTAGCAAATAAGCTTACATATAATGACATGTTAGAAGCAGGTGATACTTCCATAGAGAATGCTACTTTCGTTACACCATCCAAAGaagtaaat GTTTtaacaaaagaagaagaatggaTACAGAAGGTATTATCATCTGATATAAGTGACTCCGTAATCGTATTAAACACGGGATGTACCAATAAACTAAAAGAAAACTATAACTTAAGTGAAAAAGGATATCTAGATAGCGACGAAGTGAACTCAAACATTTGGGAAGCTGTTATAGTGTCTAAACTAgtgaaaacatttttaaaa GTGAATGCGAATCTTGAAAATATTGGCGTTATTGCACCATTTAGAGCGCAtgttaatttattgaaaaaagttGTTGCAGAGGATATAGAGATAAATACTGTTGATCAATATCAAGGACGCGATAAAGACATCATAATTTATTCATGCGCTAAAAGTATAACTAACTTTAGTGATATAAGAGAG gATTTAGAAGTACTGGGGGACCACCGGCGATTAACTGTGGCTATAACTAGAGCAAAGCATAAGTTAATTGTCATAGCGGATAAAAGAACTATATCTCAATATTCGGCcttcaaaaaattattttattttattgaaaataaaaatataatagatttAGATAATAGCTATAATGGGTTTTGCTGGAAAAATCTTCTaagtattttgtaa